A stretch of the Streptococcus suis genome encodes the following:
- the trpC gene encoding indole-3-glycerol phosphate synthase TrpC produces the protein MSQDFLQTILKQKEAEVAQLVNEPVESVRSTYSLFDFLTKQKGQLQLITEVKKASPSMGDINLTVDITEQARQYEAAGAAMISVLTDQIFFKGDVQFLRQISDLVSIPTLAKDFIIDEKQIIRSLNAGATVILLIVAALSEDRLKELFKFATRLGLEVLVETHNLSELDIAHRIGAKIIGVNNRNLTTFEVSLQTSLDLAPHFLPDRVYVSESGIFTNEQAELLAPYFHALLVGTALMQSEDVAQKVKELSIDKG, from the coding sequence GAGTCAGGATTTTTTACAGACAATTTTAAAGCAAAAGGAGGCAGAGGTTGCTCAGCTGGTAAATGAGCCAGTAGAATCTGTTCGTTCAACCTATTCGTTATTTGATTTTCTTACCAAGCAGAAGGGTCAATTACAACTGATTACTGAGGTAAAAAAAGCTAGCCCTAGTATGGGAGATATCAATCTGACGGTGGATATTACTGAGCAAGCACGCCAATACGAAGCAGCAGGGGCTGCTATGATTTCAGTATTGACTGACCAAATTTTCTTTAAGGGGGATGTACAGTTTCTTCGTCAAATCTCAGATTTGGTTTCAATTCCGACATTAGCGAAAGATTTTATCATTGATGAAAAACAAATTATTCGCAGTCTTAATGCAGGTGCTACAGTGATACTATTGATTGTGGCGGCTTTGTCCGAAGACAGGCTCAAAGAATTGTTTAAATTTGCAACCCGTTTAGGTCTGGAAGTATTGGTTGAGACTCATAATCTTTCAGAATTAGACATTGCTCATCGCATTGGCGCAAAGATAATTGGTGTCAACAATCGGAACCTAACAACATTTGAAGTTTCCCTTCAAACTAGTCTTGACTTAGCACCTCATTTTCTACCGGACAGAGTGTATGTATCAGAATCAGGCATTTTTACAAATGAACAAGCTGAACTCCTTGCTCCCTACTTTCATGCACTCTTAGTCGGAACAGCACTGATGCAGTCGGAAGATGTTGCGCAAAAAGTAAAGGAGTTATCGATTGACAAAGGTTAA
- a CDS encoding phosphoribosylanthranilate isomerase, with product MTKVKICGLSTKEAVYAAVEAGADYIGFVFAPSKRRVSFEKAHELAQLIPPTVKIVGVFVQPSLKELETAISVVPLDLIQIHGNWDECLSHHISVPIIRAIQLDNTLEELNTNADYLLFDAPNAGSGQLFDWKLLAHHNLEKPFFIAGGLTVDNVAEAQSLFTPYAVDVSSGVETNGQKDVEKIKAFIERVKL from the coding sequence TTGACAAAGGTTAAAATTTGTGGGCTTTCTACTAAGGAGGCGGTGTATGCTGCAGTTGAAGCAGGAGCGGATTATATTGGATTTGTATTTGCACCAAGTAAGCGGCGAGTGAGCTTTGAAAAAGCACATGAGTTGGCCCAGTTGATTCCTCCTACAGTAAAAATAGTAGGGGTATTTGTCCAACCAAGTTTGAAAGAACTAGAAACGGCTATTTCGGTGGTTCCATTGGACTTGATTCAGATCCATGGCAACTGGGATGAATGTCTATCGCATCACATTTCAGTTCCAATCATTCGAGCCATTCAACTGGACAATACCCTAGAGGAGTTGAATACAAATGCAGACTACCTTCTCTTTGATGCTCCAAATGCAGGATCGGGTCAACTTTTTGATTGGAAACTATTAGCCCATCATAACCTTGAAAAACCATTTTTCATTGCGGGGGGCTTGACAGTGGATAATGTAGCAGAAGCGCAATCCTTATTTACTCCTTATGCCGTAGATGTCTCCTCGGGTGTTGAGACAAATGGGCAAAAGGATGTTGAAAAAATAAAAGCATTTATAGAAAGAGTGAAACTATGA
- the trpB gene encoding tryptophan synthase subunit beta, with product MTYQQPNKDGFFGEYGGRFVPETLMTAVLELEQTYRTAKEDPEFQAEFEELLVQYVGRENPLYFAKRLTDYCGGAKIYLKREDLNHTGAHKINNSLGQVLLAKRMGKKKIIAETGAGQHGVATATAAALFDMECTIYMGEEDVKRQALNVFRMELLGAKVHAVTDGSRVLKDAVNAALRAWVAQVEDTHYVMGSVLGPAPFPEIVRDFQSVIGKEAKRQFAEISGGQLPDALLACIGGGSNAMGLFYPFVDDTSVAMYGVEAAGLGLETDFHAATFAKGRPGVLHGALMDVLQDENGQILEAFSISAGLDYPGIGPEHSYFNTIDRATYVSVTDEEALEGFKLLSRLEGIIPALESSHAIAYLPTLAKELGPDKSIIVCLSGRGDKDVAQVRERLQAEKKEN from the coding sequence ATGACTTACCAACAACCAAATAAAGACGGATTCTTTGGAGAATACGGCGGTCGATTCGTACCAGAGACATTGATGACTGCTGTATTAGAACTAGAACAGACCTACCGAACTGCCAAAGAAGATCCAGAGTTTCAGGCGGAATTTGAAGAATTGCTTGTCCAGTATGTTGGGCGAGAAAATCCCCTCTACTTTGCCAAACGCCTTACAGATTACTGCGGAGGTGCTAAAATCTATCTAAAACGCGAAGATCTGAATCATACGGGTGCCCATAAAATTAACAATTCGTTGGGGCAGGTATTGCTTGCGAAACGGATGGGAAAGAAAAAAATTATTGCTGAAACTGGCGCGGGGCAGCACGGTGTTGCAACAGCTACCGCAGCAGCCCTCTTTGATATGGAATGTACCATTTATATGGGGGAAGAAGATGTTAAACGTCAGGCTCTCAACGTTTTTCGTATGGAATTATTAGGTGCAAAGGTTCATGCCGTAACGGATGGGTCACGCGTGCTAAAAGATGCGGTAAATGCAGCTCTTCGAGCTTGGGTTGCTCAAGTTGAGGATACCCATTATGTTATGGGATCTGTCCTTGGACCAGCACCATTTCCAGAAATTGTCCGTGACTTTCAGAGCGTAATTGGAAAAGAGGCAAAACGTCAATTTGCAGAGATTTCTGGTGGTCAGTTACCAGATGCTCTCTTGGCATGTATTGGTGGAGGATCTAATGCAATGGGCCTTTTCTATCCTTTTGTGGATGATACCTCTGTTGCAATGTATGGTGTTGAGGCTGCAGGACTTGGATTGGAGACAGACTTCCATGCAGCAACTTTTGCTAAGGGACGACCAGGAGTTCTTCATGGGGCTTTAATGGATGTTCTACAGGATGAAAATGGTCAAATTTTAGAAGCATTCTCTATTTCGGCTGGTCTTGATTATCCTGGCATTGGTCCAGAACATAGTTACTTTAATACAATTGATCGCGCTACCTACGTTTCAGTAACAGATGAAGAGGCATTAGAAGGCTTTAAACTCTTATCCCGTTTAGAAGGTATTATTCCTGCCCTAGAGTCCAGTCACGCTATTGCATATTTGCCAACCCTGGCAAAAGAATTAGGGCCAGATAAATCCATCATTGTTTGTCTTTCAGGTCGAGGGGATAAAGATGTTGCACAAGTTCGAGAAAGGCTACAAGCAGAAAAAAAGGAGAACTAA
- a CDS encoding tryptophan synthase subunit alpha: MTKTLQVRLQEIKNAQKGIFIPYIMAGDHNQGLDGLFETIQFLEQSGVSAIEIGVPFSDPVADGPVIEAAGQRSLAKGVTLTEIVQKLKEETSQVPLIIMSYFNPVFQYGLERFFDDLEQTCVKGLIIPDLPYEQESILKAYLQERDICLIRLVSLTTGEDRQRQLVQDAQGFVYAVAINGVTGKSNQYTDNLDYHLHELTELSPVPVLTGFGVSSQEDILRFNRVSDGVIVGSKIVAGLFNGQQNDVQKLVTFGCGVDKTHSNYKFY, from the coding sequence ATGACCAAAACCTTACAAGTTCGTTTACAGGAAATAAAGAATGCTCAAAAAGGAATTTTTATTCCTTACATTATGGCTGGTGATCATAATCAGGGGTTGGATGGGTTATTCGAAACCATTCAATTCCTTGAACAATCGGGTGTTTCAGCAATCGAAATAGGTGTACCCTTTTCAGACCCTGTAGCTGATGGGCCTGTTATCGAAGCAGCTGGGCAACGAAGCCTAGCAAAGGGTGTGACCTTGACTGAAATTGTCCAAAAATTGAAAGAAGAGACTAGTCAAGTTCCATTGATTATTATGTCCTATTTTAATCCCGTATTTCAATATGGCTTGGAGCGTTTTTTTGATGATTTAGAACAAACCTGTGTGAAAGGCTTGATCATTCCAGATTTGCCTTATGAGCAAGAATCAATTTTGAAAGCTTATTTGCAAGAAAGAGATATTTGCCTGATTCGTTTGGTTAGTTTGACGACTGGTGAGGATAGACAAAGGCAGTTGGTGCAAGATGCTCAAGGATTTGTTTATGCTGTGGCTATTAATGGGGTCACAGGGAAATCTAACCAATACACAGATAATTTAGATTATCATTTGCACGAATTAACAGAACTGTCACCTGTGCCAGTTCTTACAGGTTTTGGTGTCTCTAGTCAAGAAGATATCCTACGTTTCAATCGTGTTTCTGACGGTGTTATTGTTGGATCAAAAATAGTGGCAGGCTTGTTTAACGGACAGCAAAATGATGTTCAAAAGTTAGTAACATTTGGATGTGGAGTTGATAAAACTCATAGTAATTACAAATTTTATTAG
- a CDS encoding HAD family hydrolase has translation MRKIIFLDVDGTLVDYHNRIPESAIRAIRQARENGHLVYFCTGRSRAEMQPALWEIGLDGMIGGNGSYVEHQGKVVMHQLISKEDAKAVVDWLHGRGLEFYLESNNGLFASENFRERARETMKIYAMNRGKTAEEVAHQEVEDVLHGLVFDGELYRDDLNKISFVLDSYQDHLDSKYAFPQLVANTWGGRGETALFGDLGVKDIDKAHAIEVLLEHLGAKKEDTIAFGDAKIDIPMLEYCAVGVAMGNGGAEILAMADMVTDDVEHDGLYHAFEKLGLLSIQ, from the coding sequence ATGCGCAAGATTATATTTTTAGATGTGGATGGGACCTTAGTAGACTACCATAATCGGATTCCCGAATCGGCGATTCGTGCTATTCGACAAGCTCGTGAAAATGGGCACTTGGTCTATTTCTGTACTGGTCGCAGTCGAGCAGAAATGCAGCCAGCATTGTGGGAAATTGGGCTTGATGGAATGATTGGTGGAAATGGATCCTATGTAGAGCATCAAGGAAAAGTCGTCATGCACCAACTCATTTCTAAGGAAGATGCCAAAGCTGTTGTAGATTGGCTCCATGGACGAGGCCTAGAGTTTTACTTGGAAAGCAACAATGGTCTTTTTGCGAGTGAAAACTTCCGTGAACGAGCTCGCGAAACCATGAAAATTTATGCAATGAATAGGGGGAAAACAGCCGAAGAAGTTGCTCACCAAGAAGTTGAAGATGTCTTGCATGGATTGGTTTTTGATGGAGAATTGTATCGAGATGATTTGAATAAAATCAGTTTTGTGCTAGATTCCTATCAGGATCATTTGGACTCAAAATATGCGTTTCCACAGTTAGTAGCTAATACCTGGGGTGGTCGCGGAGAGACAGCCCTGTTTGGGGATTTAGGTGTGAAAGACATTGACAAGGCACATGCGATCGAAGTTCTATTGGAACATTTAGGTGCTAAAAAAGAGGACACCATCGCATTTGGAGATGCCAAAATTGATATTCCAATGCTAGAGTATTGTGCAGTTGGGGTCGCTATGGGAAATGGCGGAGCGGAAATCTTGGCTATGGCTGATATGGTGACAGACGATGTAGAACATGATGGTCTTTATCATGCTTTCGAAAAATTGGGGCTACTATCAATCCAATAG
- a CDS encoding lipoate--protein ligase has product MKYIVNNSNDPANNIALEAYAFKELTDIDEIFILWINEPAIIIGKHQNAIQEINKEYTDAHGIHVVRRLSGGGAVYHDLNNLNYTIISNKSEEGAFDFKTFSKPVIDTLATLGVEANFTGRNDLEIDGKKICGNAQAYAKGRMMHHGCLLFDVDMSVLASALKVSKDKIESKGVKSVRARVTNINSELPEKMTVLEFKDAILNQMKQEYPEMDEYVLTEDDLARIQEIRDTQFATWDWTYGQTPEYTVERNVRYPAGKITTYIKTEKSIIESIKIYGDFFGIGDVSDVEDLLVGTRYEYADVLAKLQEIDTTHYFSRMTTEEVAKAIVA; this is encoded by the coding sequence ATGAAGTATATCGTAAATAACAGCAATGACCCAGCTAACAACATTGCCTTAGAAGCCTATGCATTCAAAGAATTAACTGATATTGATGAAATTTTCATTCTTTGGATTAATGAACCAGCTATCATCATTGGAAAGCATCAAAATGCTATCCAAGAAATTAACAAGGAATATACAGATGCTCATGGTATCCATGTCGTTCGCCGTTTGTCTGGTGGTGGAGCGGTTTACCATGATTTAAACAATCTCAACTACACCATTATTTCAAATAAATCTGAAGAAGGTGCATTTGACTTTAAAACTTTCTCTAAGCCCGTTATCGATACTCTTGCAACACTCGGCGTAGAGGCTAACTTTACTGGTCGTAATGACCTTGAAATTGACGGCAAGAAAATTTGTGGTAATGCCCAAGCATATGCAAAAGGTCGTATGATGCACCACGGTTGCTTGCTCTTTGATGTTGATATGTCTGTCCTAGCAAGTGCTCTTAAAGTCAGCAAAGACAAAATCGAGTCCAAAGGTGTTAAATCCGTTCGTGCCCGCGTGACCAACATTAACAGTGAGTTACCAGAAAAAATGACTGTTCTGGAATTTAAAGATGCCATTCTCAATCAAATGAAGCAAGAATATCCAGAAATGGATGAATATGTGTTGACTGAGGATGATTTAGCTCGAATCCAAGAAATCCGTGATACGCAGTTTGCAACATGGGATTGGACTTATGGTCAAACACCAGAATACACAGTTGAGCGCAATGTCCGTTACCCAGCTGGTAAAATTACAACCTACATTAAGACTGAAAAATCTATCATTGAATCTATTAAGATTTACGGGGATTTCTTCGGTATTGGTGATGTCTCTGATGTTGAGGACTTACTCGTTGGTACACGTTATGAATATGCGGATGTACTTGCTAAACTTCAAGAGATTGATACTACTCATTATTTCTCGCGTATGACAACAGAAGAAGTCGCAAAAGCGATTGTTGCATAG
- a CDS encoding 30S ribosomal protein S6 — protein MAKYEILYIIRPNIEEEAKNALVARFDSILTDNGATIVESKVWEKRRLAYEIKDFREGLYHIVNVEANNDVALKEFDRLSKINGDILRHMIVKLDA, from the coding sequence ATGGCTAAATACGAAATTCTTTATATTATTCGTCCAAACATTGAAGAAGAAGCTAAAAACGCTTTGGTAGCACGCTTTGACTCTATCTTGACTGACAACGGTGCAACTATCGTTGAATCAAAAGTATGGGAAAAACGTCGCCTTGCATACGAAATCAAAGATTTCCGCGAAGGTTTGTACCACATCGTTAACGTTGAAGCAAACAACGATGTAGCTCTTAAAGAGTTTGACCGTTTGTCAAAAATCAACGGCGATATTCTTCGTCACATGATTGTCAAACTTGACGCGTAA
- a CDS encoding single-stranded DNA-binding protein, whose translation MINNVVLVGRMTRDAELRYTPSNQAVATFTLAVNRNFKNQNGEREADFINVVIWRQQAENLANWAKKGALIGVTGRIQTRSYDNQQGQRVYVTEVVAESFQLLESRTAREGQGGGYSAGNSFAGGNDYNSPYQAPAQSTPNFAREESPFGANNPMDISDDDLPF comes from the coding sequence ATGATTAATAATGTAGTATTGGTTGGTCGTATGACCCGTGATGCAGAACTTCGTTATACTCCGTCTAACCAGGCTGTTGCGACTTTTACCTTGGCGGTTAACCGCAATTTTAAAAATCAAAATGGTGAACGGGAAGCGGACTTTATTAACGTAGTCATTTGGCGCCAACAAGCTGAAAATTTGGCGAATTGGGCTAAAAAAGGTGCGCTGATTGGTGTTACAGGTCGTATTCAGACTCGTAGCTATGATAACCAACAGGGGCAACGTGTCTACGTTACAGAGGTAGTTGCAGAAAGTTTCCAACTATTGGAAAGCCGTACTGCCCGTGAAGGCCAAGGTGGCGGTTATTCAGCTGGCAATTCCTTTGCTGGTGGCAATGATTATAACTCGCCTTATCAAGCGCCTGCGCAATCTACACCGAACTTCGCTCGAGAAGAAAGTCCATTTGGAGCAAACAATCCAATGGATATATCAGACGATGACCTACCATTCTAG
- the rpsR gene encoding 30S ribosomal protein S18, with product MAQQRRGGFKRRKKVDYIAANKIEYVDYKDTELLSRFISERGKILPRRVTGTSAKNQRKVTTAIKRARVMALLPFVNED from the coding sequence ATGGCTCAACAACGTCGTGGCGGTTTCAAACGCCGTAAAAAAGTTGACTATATCGCAGCTAATAAAATTGAATATGTTGATTACAAAGATACTGAGCTTCTTAGCCGTTTCATTTCTGAACGTGGAAAAATCCTTCCACGCCGTGTAACTGGAACTTCAGCTAAAAACCAACGTAAAGTAACAACAGCTATCAAACGTGCTCGCGTTATGGCTCTTTTGCCATTCGTAAACGAAGATTAG
- a CDS encoding DUF1129 family protein yields MSFTEINGLTKKNQEFIHIATNQLIKDGKSDSEIKELLEEILPTIIENQKNGITARNLYGAPSEWAASKSTSAKEKNDQVEYNENPWLMWVDSSLLMLAIIAGVNGLMNLFGQGAQYGLVTLLVIGFGVGAGMYFMYHFVYREQIKTGQRPKLLKAIAFLGLATMAWSVVFILAALIPSSLNPILHPIVTILIGSAAFGIRYLLKKKYNIRSAMTPVQ; encoded by the coding sequence ATGTCATTTACAGAAATCAACGGATTGACGAAGAAAAATCAAGAATTTATACATATTGCTACTAACCAACTGATTAAAGATGGAAAATCGGATAGCGAGATTAAAGAGTTATTAGAAGAGATTCTACCGACTATCATCGAGAATCAAAAAAATGGTATTACTGCACGTAACTTGTATGGGGCACCTAGTGAATGGGCAGCTAGTAAATCTACTTCTGCTAAAGAGAAGAACGACCAAGTAGAATACAATGAAAATCCATGGCTCATGTGGGTCGATTCTAGTTTGCTTATGTTAGCAATTATCGCTGGCGTCAATGGATTGATGAACCTCTTCGGTCAAGGTGCTCAATACGGTCTAGTTACTTTATTAGTTATTGGTTTTGGAGTCGGCGCTGGTATGTACTTTATGTACCACTTCGTTTATAGAGAGCAAATCAAAACTGGTCAACGCCCTAAATTATTGAAGGCCATCGCTTTCCTTGGACTCGCTACCATGGCTTGGTCAGTCGTCTTCATTCTAGCTGCATTGATTCCATCATCACTCAATCCCATTTTACACCCTATTGTTACTATCCTTATCGGATCAGCAGCATTCGGTATTCGTTATCTTTTGAAAAAGAAATACAATATCCGAAGTGCTATGACACCTGTTCAATAA
- a CDS encoding magnesium transporter CorA family protein, protein MKQIFLSTMTDLEEIQTFEPGAWINLVNPSQSESTEVAEHYKIDIADLRAPLDAEESSRITVEDDYTLIIVDVPILEERNNKTYYITIPLGIILTDEAIITTCLEELPLFEQFIHRRIRNFFTFMKSRFVFQILYRNAQLYLSALRTIDRKSEEIEKQLHEATRNEELIVLMELEKTIVYFKASLKTNERLVKKLASSTRLLRKYEEDEDLLEDTLVETQQAIEMADIYGSILNSMTHAFASVISNNQNTIMKTLALMTIVMSIPTMVFSAYGMNFKDNIIPFNDIPYAFWWIILFAFAISLSLTFYFIRKRWF, encoded by the coding sequence ATGAAACAGATTTTTCTATCAACAATGACTGATTTAGAAGAAATCCAAACCTTTGAACCAGGGGCTTGGATTAATTTGGTTAACCCCTCCCAGAGCGAATCTACGGAAGTAGCTGAGCACTACAAGATTGACATCGCCGATTTACGGGCTCCACTCGATGCGGAAGAATCTTCTCGTATTACAGTTGAAGATGATTATACATTAATTATCGTAGACGTTCCCATTTTGGAAGAACGGAATAATAAAACCTACTATATCACTATTCCTCTCGGAATCATCTTAACAGATGAAGCAATTATCACCACTTGTTTAGAAGAACTACCATTATTTGAACAATTTATTCATCGTCGCATACGAAATTTCTTTACCTTTATGAAATCTCGTTTTGTTTTCCAAATTCTTTATCGCAATGCCCAGCTATATCTTTCTGCCCTACGTACAATTGACAGAAAGAGCGAAGAAATTGAAAAACAACTGCATGAAGCTACGCGAAATGAAGAACTAATCGTACTGATGGAATTGGAAAAAACAATCGTCTACTTCAAAGCTTCCCTAAAAACCAATGAACGATTGGTTAAAAAACTGGCAAGTTCTACACGCTTACTTCGGAAATATGAAGAAGATGAAGATTTGTTGGAAGATACACTAGTTGAAACGCAACAGGCTATTGAGATGGCAGATATCTATGGTTCCATCTTGAATTCGATGACACATGCCTTTGCTTCCGTTATTTCCAATAACCAGAATACAATCATGAAGACATTGGCTCTCATGACCATTGTTATGTCTATTCCAACCATGGTATTTTCTGCCTACGGTATGAACTTCAAGGATAATATTATCCCATTTAATGATATTCCATATGCATTTTGGTGGATTATCCTATTTGCCTTTGCTATTAGCTTATCACTTACCTTCTACTTCATTCGTAAGAGATGGTTTTAA
- the uvrA gene encoding excinuclease ABC subunit UvrA, translating to MQENIVIHGARAHNLKNIDVTIPREKLVVVTGLSGSGKSSLAFDTLYAEGQRRYVESLSAYARQFLGNMDKPDVDSIEGLSPAISIDQKTTSRNPRSTVGTATEINDYLRLLYARVGVPYCINGHGTIAASSVEQIVDEVLELPERQRLQILAPIVRKKKGQHKTIFEKIQKDGYVRVRVNGDVYDVSEVPELSKSKAHNIEVVVDRIVIKEGIRSRLFDSVEAALRIADGYVIIDTMDDKEMLFSEYYACPVCGFTVPELEPRLFSFNAPFGSCSDCDGLGMKLEVDTDLIVPDASKTLREGALAPWNPISSNYYPQMLEQAMNHFGIDMDTPFEQLTEVEKNLIFNGSDGKEFHFHYENEFGGVRDIDIPFEGLITNINRRYRETNSDYTRTVMKTYMNELTCGTCHGYRLNGQALSVKVGGEQGLHIGQLSDLSVADHLQVIENLTLSENEATIATPIVKEIKDRLTFLNNVGLNYLTLSRAAGTLSGGESQRIRLATQIGSNLSGVLYILDEPSIGLHQRDNDRLIASLKKMRDLGNTLIVVEHDEDTMREADWLIDIGPGAGVFGGEVVASGTPDQVAKNKKSITGQYLSGKRQIPVPLERRVGNGRFLEVIGAKENNLQDVTVRFPLGKFVAVTGVSGSGKSTLVNSILKKAIAQKLNRNSDKPGKFKSISGIEHLDRLIDIDQSPIGRTPRSNPATYTGVFDDIRDLFAQTNEAKIRGYKKGRFSFNVKGGRCEACSGDGIIKIEMHFLPDVFVPCEVCYGQRYNSETLEVHYKEKNIAQVLDMTVNDAVEFFKHIPKIERKLRTIQDVGLGYVTLGQPATTLSGGEAQRMKLASELHKRSTGKSLYILDEPTTGLHTEDIAQLLKVLARFVDDGNTVLVIEHNLDVIKTADYIIDMGPEGGVGGGTVVATGTPEEVAQNPASFTGQYLKMKLK from the coding sequence ATGCAAGAAAATATTGTGATTCATGGGGCGCGTGCCCATAATTTAAAAAACATTGATGTGACCATTCCGCGTGAGAAATTGGTGGTAGTAACTGGTTTATCTGGCTCTGGAAAGTCGAGTTTGGCTTTTGATACATTGTATGCTGAAGGTCAACGTCGTTATGTTGAATCGTTGTCTGCCTATGCTCGTCAGTTCTTGGGCAATATGGATAAGCCAGATGTCGATTCTATTGAAGGTCTTAGCCCTGCTATTTCCATAGACCAAAAAACAACCTCGCGTAACCCACGCTCGACAGTGGGGACGGCTACGGAAATCAATGATTATCTCCGTTTGCTCTATGCGCGTGTTGGGGTGCCTTACTGTATCAATGGTCACGGTACAATTGCGGCATCTTCAGTAGAACAAATTGTTGATGAGGTTTTGGAATTGCCTGAACGCCAGCGGTTACAAATCTTGGCGCCGATTGTACGTAAGAAAAAAGGGCAACATAAGACAATTTTTGAAAAAATTCAGAAGGATGGCTATGTTCGGGTCCGTGTCAATGGAGATGTCTATGATGTGTCGGAAGTTCCTGAGTTGTCAAAGAGTAAGGCACATAATATTGAGGTTGTAGTCGATCGGATTGTCATCAAAGAGGGCATTCGTTCTCGCTTGTTTGATTCGGTTGAGGCGGCACTTCGAATTGCGGACGGCTATGTTATCATCGATACCATGGACGACAAGGAAATGCTATTCTCCGAATACTATGCCTGTCCAGTTTGTGGTTTTACGGTGCCAGAGTTAGAACCACGTCTTTTCTCCTTCAATGCGCCTTTTGGGTCTTGTAGTGATTGTGATGGACTTGGCATGAAGCTCGAAGTGGATACAGATTTGATAGTCCCAGATGCCAGCAAGACCTTGCGTGAAGGTGCTTTAGCCCCTTGGAATCCAATTTCATCGAATTATTATCCTCAAATGTTGGAGCAGGCCATGAATCACTTTGGGATAGATATGGATACGCCATTCGAGCAGCTAACTGAGGTTGAAAAAAATCTGATTTTCAACGGCTCTGATGGGAAGGAATTCCATTTCCACTATGAAAATGAATTTGGTGGGGTGCGGGATATTGATATTCCATTTGAAGGCTTGATTACTAATATAAACCGCCGCTACCGTGAAACCAATAGTGATTATACACGAACAGTCATGAAGACTTACATGAATGAATTGACCTGTGGGACCTGCCACGGCTATCGCCTCAATGGCCAAGCCCTTTCTGTTAAAGTAGGTGGCGAGCAGGGACTTCATATCGGGCAGTTGTCTGACTTGTCCGTAGCGGATCATTTGCAAGTCATTGAAAATCTGACCTTGTCTGAAAACGAAGCGACGATTGCTACGCCTATTGTCAAGGAAATCAAGGATCGCCTGACCTTCCTTAACAACGTTGGTCTTAACTACCTGACGCTGTCCCGAGCAGCTGGAACCCTATCAGGTGGTGAGAGTCAGCGGATTCGTTTGGCGACTCAGATTGGCTCAAACCTGTCTGGTGTCCTTTACATCTTGGATGAGCCGTCAATTGGTCTGCACCAGCGGGACAATGACCGTCTGATTGCTAGTCTTAAGAAAATGCGTGATTTGGGCAATACATTGATTGTGGTGGAGCATGATGAGGACACCATGCGTGAGGCAGATTGGTTAATCGATATTGGACCTGGTGCTGGTGTGTTTGGTGGAGAAGTTGTTGCTTCCGGGACTCCGGATCAAGTTGCTAAAAATAAAAAGTCTATTACAGGTCAGTACCTTTCTGGGAAGCGCCAAATTCCAGTTCCTTTAGAGCGTCGTGTTGGAAATGGTCGCTTCTTAGAGGTGATAGGTGCCAAGGAAAACAACTTGCAAGATGTAACGGTCCGTTTCCCACTTGGAAAATTTGTGGCGGTGACAGGAGTGTCTGGCTCTGGTAAGTCAACTCTGGTCAATTCCATTTTGAAAAAAGCTATTGCACAGAAACTCAATCGCAATTCGGACAAGCCAGGCAAGTTCAAGTCCATTTCTGGAATTGAACATTTGGATCGCCTGATTGATATTGATCAAAGCCCTATTGGACGGACACCGCGTTCCAACCCAGCCACTTACACAGGTGTATTTGATGACATTCGAGACCTCTTTGCCCAGACCAATGAAGCCAAAATCCGTGGCTACAAGAAGGGACGCTTCTCCTTTAACGTCAAAGGTGGTCGATGTGAAGCTTGTTCTGGTGACGGAATCATCAAGATCGAAATGCACTTCCTTCCAGACGTATTTGTCCCATGTGAGGTCTGCTATGGTCAACGCTATAATTCTGAAACCTTGGAAGTACACTACAAGGAGAAAAATATTGCTCAGGTCCTTGATATGACGGTCAATGATGCGGTGGAATTCTTTAAACATATTCCAAAAATTGAACGGAAGCTCCGCACCATTCAAGATGTGGGATTGGGCTATGTTACTCTTGGACAACCTGCGACAACCTTGTCAGGTGGTGAAGCCCAACGGATGAAATTGGCATCTGAGCTTCACAAGCGATCAACTGGTAAATCTCTCTATATTTTGGATGAGCCAACGACTGGCCTGCATACCGAAGATATTGCTCAATTGTTAAAGGTTTTAGCTCGTTTTGTTGATGATGGTAATACTGTTCTGGTCATTGAGCACAATCTGGATGTGATCAAAACAGCAGACTACATTATCGACATGGGGCCAGAAGGTGGTGTCGGTGGCGGTACCGTTGTCGCGACAGGAACACCAGAAGAAGTTGCTCAAAATCCAGCCAGCTTTACAGGCCAATATCTGAAAATGAAGTTGAAATAA